One Pseudonocardia abyssalis DNA segment encodes these proteins:
- a CDS encoding CCA tRNA nucleotidyltransferase — MPPTDLLRAQHNALVDLVPIPPVADELAQRFAAAGHRLYLVGGSVRDALLGRGVNDLDFTTDARPQDVLAALAGWADAVWDTGIAFGTVGARRKGQTVEITTFRADSYDGVTRNPVVAFGESIDDDLVRRDFSVNAMAVELTGERMFVDPHSGLAALHAGTLDTPATPEQSFSDDPLRMLRAARFVSQLGLAPAPRVVAAMTAMAGELSRITAERVQAELSKLLLGAHPRRAIELLVDTGLAEIVLPEVPAMRLAVDEHMQHKDVYVHSLVVLEQAIDRETDGPDLVLRLAALLHDIGKPATRRKEADGRVSFHHHEVVGAKMTRRRLRELRYPKAVIDEVAQLVFLHLRFHGYGNGAWTDSAVRRYVTDAGPLLERLHRLVRSDCTTRNRRRAAALQRSYDGLEERIAALREQEQLDAIRPDLDGNAIMEILGIPAGPQVGKAYKHLLAVRMEQGPLTRDEAEAELRRWAAGNG, encoded by the coding sequence GTGCCTCCCACCGACCTCCTCCGCGCGCAGCACAATGCGCTCGTGGACCTCGTGCCGATCCCGCCGGTGGCCGACGAGCTGGCCCAGCGGTTCGCCGCGGCCGGTCATCGGCTGTACCTGGTCGGGGGCAGCGTGCGCGACGCACTGCTCGGTCGCGGGGTCAACGACCTGGACTTCACCACCGACGCCCGCCCGCAGGACGTGCTCGCCGCACTCGCCGGGTGGGCCGACGCCGTGTGGGACACCGGGATCGCGTTCGGCACCGTCGGGGCGCGCCGCAAGGGCCAGACCGTCGAGATCACGACCTTCCGCGCCGACAGCTACGACGGCGTCACGCGCAACCCCGTCGTCGCGTTCGGCGAGTCGATCGACGACGACCTGGTCCGGCGCGACTTCTCGGTCAACGCCATGGCCGTCGAGCTGACGGGCGAGCGCATGTTCGTCGACCCCCACTCCGGCCTCGCAGCCCTGCACGCCGGCACCCTCGACACGCCGGCCACGCCGGAGCAGTCGTTCTCCGACGACCCGCTGCGGATGCTGCGCGCCGCGCGGTTCGTCTCCCAGCTCGGGCTCGCGCCCGCCCCGCGGGTGGTCGCCGCGATGACGGCGATGGCGGGCGAGCTCTCCCGGATCACCGCGGAGCGCGTGCAGGCCGAGCTGTCCAAGCTGCTCCTGGGCGCACACCCGCGGCGGGCGATCGAGCTGCTCGTCGACACCGGGCTGGCGGAGATCGTGCTGCCCGAGGTCCCCGCGATGCGGCTCGCCGTCGACGAGCACATGCAGCACAAGGACGTCTACGTCCACTCGCTCGTCGTACTGGAGCAGGCGATCGACCGCGAGACCGACGGCCCCGACCTCGTCCTGCGCCTCGCCGCCCTGCTGCACGACATCGGCAAGCCCGCCACGCGGCGCAAGGAGGCCGACGGGCGGGTCAGCTTCCACCACCACGAGGTCGTCGGCGCGAAGATGACGCGGCGGCGGCTGCGCGAGCTGCGCTACCCGAAGGCCGTCATCGACGAGGTGGCGCAGCTCGTGTTCCTGCACCTGCGCTTCCACGGCTACGGCAACGGGGCCTGGACCGACTCCGCGGTACGCCGCTACGTCACCGACGCCGGCCCGCTGCTGGAGCGTCTGCACCGGCTCGTGCGCAGCGACTGCACCACCCGCAACCGCCGCCGTGCCGCCGCACTGCAGCGCAGCTACGACGGGCTGGAGGAGCGGATCGCGGCCCTGCGCGAGCAGGAGCAGCTCGATGCGATCCGTCCCGACCTCGACGGCAACGCGATCATGGAGATCCTCGGCATCCCCGCGGGCCCGCAGGTGGGCAAGGCCTACAAGCACCTGCTCGCGGTGCGGATGGAGCAGGGCCCGCTGACGCGCGACGAGGCCGAGGCGGAGCTGCGGCGGTGGGCGGCCGGCAACGGCTGA
- a CDS encoding MFS transporter yields the protein MPTTQPENRLGFAGLVATPGYARLLGLRFSAQWGDGLFQAALGGALLFNPERQADPLAVAAGLAVLLLPYSLIGPFAGALLDRWDRRQVLLYANLLRGALVLVVAAVVLGGVTGPGLYVAALSVAGVARFILAGLSTALPHVVPRQHLVEANTLAVTAGAAVSALGGVSAVGLRALLGADDAGSAATVGIAVVGSVLAAVFAARFRSGRLGPDGTGDRARTTARAVAGGFADGARAVAGTPSVAASFAALAAHRLAFGVNTLTTLLLFRYAFTDQGILRAGFAGLGEAVVLAAAGLGVAAVVAPWSIRRIGRARTVRAALVVATVTQLALAAFLSLPAVMVAAFVIGMTGQVVKLCTDAAVQGEAGDGVLGRVFALYDIVFNVGYVLAVAVTALLSPPDGRAPLLLAGAALLYVAGLLAHDQQLRRRRPALQ from the coding sequence GTGCCGACGACCCAGCCCGAGAACCGGCTCGGGTTCGCCGGCCTCGTCGCCACCCCCGGGTACGCCCGCCTGCTCGGGCTGCGGTTCTCCGCGCAGTGGGGCGACGGGCTGTTCCAGGCCGCGCTCGGCGGGGCCCTGCTGTTCAACCCGGAGCGCCAGGCCGACCCCCTCGCCGTCGCCGCGGGCCTCGCGGTACTGCTGCTGCCGTACTCGCTGATCGGGCCGTTCGCGGGCGCCCTGCTCGACCGCTGGGACCGCCGCCAGGTCCTGCTCTACGCCAACCTGCTGCGCGGGGCACTCGTGCTCGTCGTCGCCGCGGTGGTGCTGGGTGGGGTCACCGGCCCCGGGCTGTATGTGGCCGCGCTGTCGGTGGCCGGGGTGGCGCGGTTCATCCTCGCCGGGCTCTCGACGGCGTTGCCGCACGTGGTGCCGCGGCAGCACCTGGTGGAGGCCAACACGCTCGCCGTCACGGCCGGGGCGGCGGTCTCGGCACTGGGCGGGGTGAGCGCCGTCGGGCTGCGTGCGCTGCTCGGCGCCGACGACGCGGGCTCCGCGGCGACGGTCGGGATCGCGGTCGTCGGGTCGGTGCTGGCCGCGGTGTTCGCCGCCCGGTTCCGGTCGGGCCGGCTCGGCCCCGACGGGACGGGCGACAGGGCCCGCACCACCGCGCGGGCCGTCGCGGGCGGCTTCGCGGACGGGGCCCGCGCGGTCGCGGGCACCCCGTCGGTCGCGGCGTCGTTCGCCGCGCTCGCCGCGCACCGGCTCGCCTTCGGCGTCAACACGCTCACCACGCTGCTGCTGTTCCGCTACGCCTTCACCGACCAGGGCATCCTGCGGGCCGGGTTCGCGGGGCTCGGCGAGGCCGTCGTCCTCGCGGCGGCCGGGCTGGGCGTCGCGGCGGTGGTCGCGCCGTGGTCGATCCGCCGGATCGGCCGGGCGCGGACGGTGCGGGCCGCGCTCGTCGTCGCCACCGTCACGCAGCTCGCGCTGGCCGCGTTCCTCAGCCTGCCCGCCGTGATGGTGGCGGCGTTCGTGATCGGGATGACCGGGCAGGTCGTGAAGCTGTGTACCGACGCCGCGGTGCAGGGCGAGGCGGGCGACGGAGTGCTGGGGCGCGTGTTCGCGCTCTACGACATCGTGTTCAACGTCGGCTACGTGCTGGCGGTCGCGGTGACGGCCCTGCTGAGCCCGCCCGACGGCCGCGCACCGCTGCTGCTGGCGGGGGCGGCGCTGCTCTACGTCGCCGGGCTGCTGGCGCACGACCAGCAGCTGCGGCGACGCCGACCCGCTCTGCAGTAG
- a CDS encoding YqgE/AlgH family protein, which produces MVDERASDPTGVAPGMLLVAAPGLTDPNFRRTVVYVIEHRPEGSLGVVLNRPSEVTVHDVLPSWAPLSSTPQAVFVGGPVESETALCLAALRTGQTVDGVTGLVAVRGPVALVDLDGDPRALAPRLRGLRVFAGYSGWDARQLAGEIDRGDWIVVPALPDDVVAGHGPELWARVLRRQGVPVALLATFPDDVKLN; this is translated from the coding sequence GTGGTGGACGAGCGTGCCTCTGACCCGACCGGCGTCGCACCCGGGATGCTGCTCGTCGCCGCCCCCGGACTGACCGATCCCAACTTCCGGCGCACGGTCGTCTACGTCATCGAGCACCGGCCGGAGGGCAGCCTCGGCGTGGTGTTGAACCGGCCCAGCGAGGTGACCGTCCACGACGTCCTCCCGTCGTGGGCGCCGCTGTCGTCGACGCCGCAGGCGGTGTTCGTCGGAGGGCCCGTGGAGTCGGAGACGGCGCTCTGCCTGGCCGCGTTGCGCACCGGCCAGACCGTCGACGGGGTGACCGGGCTGGTCGCCGTCCGCGGTCCGGTGGCACTGGTCGACCTCGACGGCGACCCCCGCGCCCTCGCCCCCCGCCTGCGCGGCCTGCGCGTGTTCGCCGGGTACTCCGGCTGGGACGCCCGCCAGCTCGCCGGGGAGATCGACCGCGGCGACTGGATCGTCGTGCCCGCCCTGCCCGACGACGTCGTCGCCGGGCACGGCCCGGAGCTGTGGGCCCGTGTCCTGCGCCGCCAGGGGGTCCCGGTCGCGCTGCTGGCCACGTTCCCGGACGACGTGAAGCTCAACTGA
- a CDS encoding DUF427 domain-containing protein, translating into MPRPRPEPAGPGQESVWDYPRPPRAEPDHRRAVLRYGGVVVADTTDLVRVLETSHPPTFYLPRTAFGEYLTPVEKTTFCEWKGVARYVDVVVPGAQPLREVGWWYPEPDRRYPELLDRVAVYAAAFDEITLDGVTVLPQPGGFYGGWVTPEVVGPFKGGPGSWGW; encoded by the coding sequence GTGCCCCGACCCCGCCCCGAACCCGCAGGCCCCGGCCAGGAGTCCGTCTGGGACTACCCGCGCCCGCCGCGCGCCGAGCCCGACCACCGACGCGCCGTGCTGAGGTACGGCGGGGTGGTCGTCGCCGACACCACCGATCTCGTCCGCGTGCTGGAGACCAGCCACCCGCCGACGTTCTACCTGCCGCGCACCGCGTTCGGCGAGTACCTGACGCCGGTCGAGAAGACCACGTTCTGCGAGTGGAAGGGCGTCGCCCGCTACGTCGACGTCGTGGTCCCCGGCGCGCAGCCCCTGCGCGAGGTCGGCTGGTGGTATCCCGAACCCGACCGTCGCTACCCGGAGCTGCTGGACCGCGTCGCCGTCTACGCCGCGGCGTTCGACGAGATCACCCTCGACGGGGTGACCGTGCTGCCGCAGCCCGGCGGGTTCTACGGAGGCTGGGTGACGCCGGAGGTGGTGGGACCGTTCAAGGGAGGTCCGGGCTCGTGGGGCTGGTAG
- a CDS encoding SdpI family protein, with the protein MPLVPRLIIAVLLVLAGLALLAVAVLGARGRLRRNRWIGVRTAETLASDAAFALANRVAAAPVGAAGAVALVGGAVLIAGPVGAVSVVVLAVAVVGTLALGAFGGMVGQRAAATVPVEPEPVACGGVCAGCDLVAGCRPTSPTSPDLP; encoded by the coding sequence GTGCCCCTCGTGCCCCGCCTGATCATCGCCGTGCTGCTCGTGCTCGCCGGTCTGGCGCTGCTCGCCGTCGCGGTCCTCGGGGCGCGCGGGCGGCTGCGGCGCAACCGCTGGATCGGGGTCCGCACCGCCGAGACCCTGGCGTCGGACGCCGCGTTCGCGCTGGCCAACCGCGTCGCCGCCGCCCCCGTCGGGGCGGCCGGGGCGGTGGCCCTCGTCGGCGGGGCCGTGCTGATCGCCGGGCCCGTGGGCGCGGTGTCGGTCGTGGTGCTCGCCGTCGCGGTCGTCGGGACGCTGGCGCTCGGGGCGTTCGGCGGGATGGTGGGTCAGCGCGCGGCGGCGACGGTCCCGGTCGAGCCGGAGCCCGTGGCCTGCGGCGGGGTGTGCGCGGGCTGCGACCTCGTGGCCGGCTGCCGCCCTACCAGCCCCACGAGCCCGGACCTCCCTTGA